Proteins found in one Fundidesulfovibrio terrae genomic segment:
- a CDS encoding class I SAM-dependent methyltransferase produces MDTVGWYQTKASELSTSYEGLSFEDVHGWLIPMLPKAPSVVLDVGAGTGRDAAWLSSKGYEVFAVEPSAAMRAEGQKLHPDARINWLVDKLPGLDQTLRLGISFDSILLSAVWMHLPSADRPRAFRKLLTLLKPGGVLAMSLRHGPAEPERFIHEVSLEEVEKLAREHGAYVAHTETSEDSLGRKEISWTQVAIRLPDDGTGALPLLRHVILNDKKSSTYKLALLRVLCRIADGAAGMARDAGDDFVSLPLGLVALNWIRMFKPLLAADLPQTSANRLGNGLGFVNEGFRKLSSISHLDLRIGMSFSGEIAQALFQAIRESCKIIDTMPATYLTFPDGNKILKVIRETGIRASNKLTIDETFLLNFGEMYIPRNIWRTLQRFDVWIEPSLIAEWVRLMKSYAASQGRLLDDVQISQAMFWSDPTRDVRVAKDRALRLMSQGVKLYCVWSEKKLDSDNIDIDHCFPWSAWPCDDLWNLLPSHRSINQHKKRDRLPSEIALARAGDLIQKWWNNAYLESNNTSLLSRFELEAKSTLPGVDLSRDRLDISNLFDAVNVQRIRLRHDQQIPEWTS; encoded by the coding sequence ATGGACACCGTTGGATGGTATCAGACCAAAGCTTCTGAGCTTTCAACCAGCTATGAGGGACTATCCTTCGAGGATGTCCACGGTTGGCTGATTCCCATGTTGCCGAAAGCTCCAAGCGTGGTTCTGGATGTAGGCGCGGGAACTGGCAGAGATGCGGCCTGGCTTTCCTCCAAAGGGTATGAGGTCTTCGCCGTAGAGCCTTCAGCGGCCATGCGAGCGGAAGGTCAGAAACTTCATCCTGATGCTCGAATAAACTGGCTGGTCGACAAACTTCCAGGATTGGATCAAACGCTCCGTCTCGGTATCTCCTTTGACAGTATCCTGCTCAGCGCCGTCTGGATGCATTTGCCAAGCGCGGATCGTCCACGGGCGTTCAGAAAACTTCTCACGTTGCTCAAACCAGGTGGCGTGCTGGCAATGTCCCTTCGGCATGGGCCAGCTGAGCCTGAAAGATTCATTCACGAGGTGTCACTCGAAGAGGTCGAGAAACTCGCGCGTGAACATGGTGCCTACGTAGCTCACACAGAAACCTCTGAGGACTCTTTGGGCAGGAAAGAGATCTCATGGACCCAGGTAGCGATCAGACTGCCTGACGATGGCACTGGAGCGCTTCCTCTCCTGCGCCATGTCATCCTCAACGACAAGAAGAGCTCCACCTACAAGCTGGCTCTTCTTCGCGTCCTTTGCCGGATAGCTGATGGAGCAGCTGGGATGGCTAGGGACGCTGGAGATGACTTCGTGTCATTGCCACTTGGTCTTGTCGCTCTCAACTGGATCAGAATGTTCAAGCCGCTGTTGGCAGCCGACTTGCCGCAAACTTCAGCGAACAGGTTGGGCAACGGTCTTGGTTTCGTAAACGAGGGATTTCGCAAACTTTCAAGCATATCCCATCTTGACCTCAGAATTGGCATGTCGTTTTCCGGTGAAATCGCTCAAGCACTTTTCCAAGCCATACGGGAGTCATGCAAGATCATCGACACAATGCCTGCAACGTACCTGACATTTCCTGACGGCAATAAAATCTTGAAGGTAATTCGCGAAACAGGAATCCGTGCTTCAAACAAACTCACCATTGATGAGACGTTTCTTCTGAACTTTGGTGAGATGTATATACCCAGAAATATTTGGCGCACGCTCCAAAGGTTTGATGTTTGGATAGAGCCTTCGCTCATTGCCGAGTGGGTAAGGCTCATGAAGTCGTATGCCGCCAGTCAAGGGCGGTTGCTGGATGATGTTCAGATATCACAAGCTATGTTTTGGTCTGATCCTACGAGAGATGTTCGAGTAGCCAAAGACAGAGCACTCAGACTCATGTCTCAAGGTGTGAAGTTGTACTGTGTCTGGAGCGAAAAGAAACTGGACTCAGACAATATTGACATTGACCACTGCTTCCCATGGTCTGCGTGGCCGTGTGATGACCTATGGAACCTTCTTCCGTCCCACAGGTCGATTAACCAGCACAAGAAGCGTGACAGGCTTCCCAGCGAAATTGCCTTGGCGCGTGCGGGTGATTTGATTCAGAAATGGTGGAACAATGCGTATTTGGAATCAAACAATACCAGCCTGCTTTCAAGATTTGAACTCGAAGCGAAATCCACTTTGCCTGGAGTAGACCTATCTAGAGATAGACTAGACATTTCAAACTTGTTCGATGCGGTAAATGTTCAGAGGATTAGACTTCGACATGACCAGCAAATTCCGGAATGGACGAGTTAA
- a CDS encoding AAA family ATPase — MLEYQELMGNVIKGQNSDLYHARKLDLYEKLSENFSMIPLWGNTKKAIDKGWSRYCHEKNVFDKNRYKFNNAGICCGPASKLLVLDVDNPRLFEKMLRDSGVENIPKTFTVKTGMKGYQCYYLLPNDGKQYGVTVIKHDGEKVGELRGVRGYVVAPGSRHPDTGNIYEIVCFDQVNKASEFILGLNKEEVKASNEKRETKYIESVYGEIDLYEMGIPEDTIRQIQYPWPVGERSEKEMSVIFKLLLAGVSEENIHSVFEYCQIGEKHHERGTTRHNILQYEIEKAKVEIEKSKGKCAMNVLECKATKKYRTSLKEILVRDKRLEYLIEGFWPKNETMVIFGAGGTGKSLLTTLIAAEIVTPTENGLFGMFKVGEPGRVLIFQSENGEEAINERNHVSARLLEVAQNNGENIEFVSLGGGEDITISGDIENEDFFKFICEQIEEFKPTAVIFDPLSCFHCKDENDNSGMHRALNRLNIIQQKYKINILIVHHSGKQDSANGRSAGRGASSIHGWCRNAIELKCTDELGGKFKLVHQKANNFKKFGEIELVRDEKLNFVATSCGVKSKNVDSKTATPKKATPEFVLAVLKKLGGKVDKQQELIDKMIGFAPTEGISMSIGKAQPLIQEAIESGSIIEFKGPRNSKGLRVNDGSDIQF, encoded by the coding sequence ATGCTAGAATATCAAGAGCTAATGGGCAATGTTATTAAAGGTCAAAATTCAGATTTGTATCACGCAAGAAAGCTTGATTTGTATGAAAAGCTTTCCGAAAATTTTAGCATGATTCCACTGTGGGGCAACACAAAGAAGGCAATCGACAAGGGGTGGTCCAGGTATTGTCATGAAAAAAACGTATTCGACAAAAACAGGTACAAGTTCAACAATGCGGGAATATGTTGTGGTCCTGCTTCAAAATTGCTCGTGTTGGATGTGGATAATCCCCGGCTTTTTGAAAAAATGCTACGGGATAGCGGGGTGGAGAACATTCCGAAAACATTCACTGTGAAAACAGGAATGAAAGGATATCAGTGCTACTATCTTCTGCCTAACGACGGGAAACAGTACGGAGTAACCGTAATAAAACATGACGGTGAAAAAGTAGGGGAACTGAGAGGTGTCAGAGGTTATGTCGTGGCTCCTGGCTCAAGACATCCTGACACTGGGAATATATACGAGATTGTCTGTTTTGATCAGGTAAACAAAGCCTCTGAATTTATACTTGGCTTGAATAAGGAGGAAGTCAAAGCCAGCAACGAGAAACGTGAAACTAAATACATTGAAAGCGTGTACGGAGAAATTGATTTGTATGAAATGGGTATCCCAGAAGACACAATTAGGCAAATTCAATATCCATGGCCTGTAGGCGAGCGCTCTGAGAAAGAGATGTCCGTCATATTCAAGCTCCTGCTGGCTGGTGTGTCAGAAGAAAATATCCATTCCGTATTTGAGTATTGCCAGATTGGTGAGAAGCATCATGAGCGTGGAACTACACGTCACAATATATTGCAATATGAAATTGAGAAGGCAAAAGTTGAGATAGAAAAATCAAAAGGGAAATGCGCGATGAATGTCTTAGAATGTAAAGCAACAAAAAAATACAGAACTTCCTTGAAGGAGATTCTCGTACGGGACAAAAGGCTAGAATATCTTATCGAAGGGTTTTGGCCAAAAAATGAAACGATGGTGATTTTCGGCGCTGGCGGTACGGGGAAGTCTTTGTTGACAACTTTGATTGCAGCAGAAATTGTCACGCCAACAGAAAATGGTTTATTCGGTATGTTTAAGGTTGGCGAGCCAGGCCGAGTATTGATCTTTCAGTCTGAGAATGGCGAGGAAGCAATAAACGAGAGAAATCATGTGTCAGCCAGACTGCTTGAAGTTGCTCAGAACAATGGAGAAAACATTGAATTTGTTTCATTGGGAGGCGGCGAGGATATAACAATATCTGGCGACATTGAAAATGAAGATTTCTTCAAATTTATTTGCGAACAAATTGAAGAATTCAAACCAACTGCTGTCATTTTTGACCCGCTGTCATGTTTTCATTGCAAAGATGAAAACGACAATAGCGGGATGCACAGGGCACTAAACAGATTGAATATTATTCAGCAAAAGTATAAAATTAATATTTTGATTGTACACCACAGTGGTAAGCAAGACAGCGCAAATGGAAGGTCAGCCGGTAGAGGTGCAAGCTCAATCCATGGGTGGTGCAGAAATGCAATTGAATTGAAATGTACAGATGAACTTGGTGGGAAGTTCAAGCTTGTACATCAAAAGGCTAATAATTTTAAAAAATTTGGAGAGATTGAACTCGTCAGAGATGAAAAATTGAACTTTGTGGCTACAAGTTGTGGTGTTAAATCAAAAAATGTTGACAGCAAAACTGCAACACCAAAGAAAGCAACGCCAGAATTTGTCTTGGCTGTTTTGAAAAAACTTGGAGGTAAAGTTGACAAGCAACAAGAGCTTATTGACAAAATGATTGGGTTTGCGCCGACTGAAGGGATAAGCATGTCTATTGGAAAAGCACAGCCTTTAATTCAAGAAGCAATTGAATCAGGCTCAATAATTGAGTTTAAAGGTCCACGGAACTCTAAAGGTCTCAGAGTCAACGACGGTTCTGACATTCAGTTCTGA
- the thiH gene encoding 2-iminoacetate synthase ThiH, whose amino-acid sequence MTFFDELRRFDGFDFQGFFASVTDADVSRIIAKERLSGMDYLALLSPRAASHLEPMARRAQELTIRHFGRAVQLFTPLYLANYCTNQCVYCGFNTKNPLERRKLSLDEVEAEARAIAESGLKHILILTGEDHKKSSVSYIADCVQVLKRHFTSISLEVYPLTREEYAQLVAAGVDGMTMFQEVYDEPVYLELHPKGPKRDYRFRLEAPDRAAQAGMRLVNIGALLGLHDWRQEAFFTGVHTDYLQRAYPDIEVAISTPRMRPHLGGFPPKVIVSDADLVQYILAFRLFMPRGGVTLSTRENAKLRDNLLPLGITKMSAGVCTQVGGRATGQEDTGQFEISDERSVAEMAEMLYSRGYQPVYKDWQYL is encoded by the coding sequence ATGACGTTTTTCGACGAACTGCGCCGCTTCGACGGCTTCGACTTCCAGGGATTCTTCGCGTCAGTCACCGACGCCGACGTCTCCCGCATCATCGCAAAAGAGCGCCTGAGCGGCATGGACTACCTGGCGCTCCTGTCGCCGCGCGCCGCGTCGCACCTGGAACCCATGGCCCGCCGCGCCCAGGAACTCACCATCCGCCACTTCGGGCGCGCGGTGCAGCTGTTCACGCCGCTCTATCTGGCCAATTACTGCACCAACCAGTGCGTCTACTGCGGCTTCAACACGAAAAATCCCCTGGAGCGCCGCAAGCTCTCCCTGGATGAAGTCGAGGCCGAGGCCCGGGCCATTGCCGAAAGCGGCCTCAAGCACATCCTCATCCTCACCGGCGAGGACCACAAGAAAAGCTCCGTGTCCTACATCGCGGACTGCGTGCAGGTGCTCAAGCGGCACTTCACCAGCATCTCTCTCGAGGTCTACCCCCTCACGCGCGAGGAATACGCCCAGCTCGTGGCCGCCGGTGTGGACGGCATGACCATGTTCCAGGAGGTCTACGACGAGCCGGTCTACCTGGAGCTGCACCCGAAAGGCCCCAAACGCGACTATCGTTTCCGCCTGGAGGCCCCGGACCGGGCCGCCCAGGCGGGTATGCGCCTGGTGAACATCGGGGCGCTTCTAGGACTCCACGACTGGCGGCAGGAGGCCTTTTTTACCGGCGTGCACACGGATTACCTGCAGCGCGCCTACCCGGACATCGAGGTGGCCATCTCCACGCCGCGCATGCGCCCGCACCTGGGGGGATTCCCGCCCAAGGTCATCGTCTCGGACGCGGACCTAGTGCAGTATATTTTGGCCTTCCGGCTGTTCATGCCGCGCGGCGGGGTGACGCTCTCCACCCGCGAGAACGCGAAGCTTCGCGACAACCTGTTGCCGCTCGGCATCACCAAGATGAGCGCGGGTGTGTGTACCCAGGTGGGCGGGCGCGCCACCGGCCAGGAAGACACGGGCCAGTTCGAGATTTCGGATGAGCGAAGCGTGGCCGAAATGGCCGAGATGCTCTATTCTCGGGGCTACCAGCCGGTGTACAAGGATTGGCAGTATTTGTAG
- a CDS encoding thiazole synthase — protein sequence MSDQLVIGGKALQSRLFLGSGKYSTNALIPAIVEASGAQVITVAVRRVDPEAGRENILTHIPKSCVLMPNTSGARNAGEAVRIARLARAAGCGDWIKIEVISDNRYLLPDNQETIEATRILAAEGFTVLPYMSPDLMAAKRLYEAGAAAIMPLGAPIGTNRGFRTKELVRIMIEEIPLPIIVDAGIGRPSEACECMEIGAAAVLANTAIASASDPVAMARAFGQAVAAGRAAYLAGPGAVHETARASSPLTGFLHE from the coding sequence ATGTCCGACCAGCTGGTCATCGGCGGCAAAGCCCTTCAAAGCCGCCTGTTTTTGGGCTCGGGAAAATACTCCACCAACGCGCTCATCCCCGCCATCGTCGAGGCCAGCGGCGCGCAGGTGATCACCGTGGCCGTGCGCCGCGTGGACCCCGAGGCCGGGCGGGAGAATATCCTGACCCACATCCCCAAATCCTGCGTCCTCATGCCCAACACCTCGGGCGCGCGCAATGCCGGCGAGGCCGTGCGCATCGCGAGGCTTGCCCGCGCCGCCGGTTGCGGCGACTGGATCAAGATCGAGGTCATAAGCGACAACCGCTACCTCCTGCCCGACAACCAGGAGACCATCGAGGCCACGCGCATCCTGGCCGCCGAGGGCTTCACCGTGCTGCCCTACATGAGCCCGGACCTCATGGCCGCCAAGCGTTTGTACGAGGCCGGAGCCGCCGCCATAATGCCGCTGGGCGCGCCCATCGGCACCAATAGGGGCTTCAGGACCAAGGAGCTGGTGCGCATCATGATCGAGGAGATCCCCCTGCCCATCATCGTGGATGCGGGCATCGGGCGCCCCTCCGAGGCCTGCGAGTGCATGGAGATCGGCGCGGCCGCGGTGCTTGCCAACACCGCCATCGCCTCGGCCAGCGACCCCGTGGCCATGGCCCGGGCCTTCGGGCAGGCCGTGGCCGCCGGGCGCGCCGCGTATCTTGCCGGGCCGGGAGCGGTGCACGAAACCGCTCGGGCCTCGTCGCCGCTGACGGGATTTTTGCACGAATAG
- the thiS gene encoding sulfur carrier protein ThiS: MNVVINGKDATIPDGQTALEYLASRGLDPQAVIIELNETIVPRDQWSGLALKQGDRLEIVSFVGGG, from the coding sequence ATGAACGTGGTCATTAACGGCAAGGACGCGACCATCCCGGACGGCCAGACCGCCCTGGAATACCTCGCATCCCGTGGGCTCGACCCCCAGGCCGTCATCATAGAACTGAACGAAACCATCGTCCCCCGAGACCAGTGGTCCGGCCTCGCCCTCAAGCAGGGCGACCGCCTGGAGATAGTGTCCTTCGTGGGGGGAGGCTGA
- the mtnA gene encoding S-methyl-5-thioribose-1-phosphate isomerase yields MTDHIQFSSDKNALILLDQRILPGREEYFACTNTETTIYALQTMVVRGAPAIGVTAAYGCYLAACEVDPADVQWKARLEKLLKDLEDARPTAVNLRWAVDLMRRAWQAEPGLTLTGLREKWLDMAKDIHAQDIEINKAMGRYGADLIDDGDTVMTHCNAGALATAGHGTALGVIRGAWEQGKKIQVIANETRPFLQGARLTAYELHKDGIPVKVACDNACALLMQRGMVQKVVVGADRIAANGDAANKIGTFGVAILAKHFGIPFYVAAPASTFDLSCPTGADIPIEDRTPREVTHVGDHQITPQGVGVFNYAFDATPSELIAGIVTEKGVIRAPYVENIAKIIGGK; encoded by the coding sequence ATGACCGACCATATCCAGTTCTCTTCCGACAAAAACGCCCTGATCCTCCTGGACCAGCGCATCCTGCCCGGCCGCGAAGAATACTTCGCCTGCACCAACACCGAAACCACCATCTACGCCCTGCAGACCATGGTGGTGCGCGGCGCGCCGGCCATCGGCGTCACCGCCGCCTACGGCTGCTACCTGGCCGCCTGCGAGGTGGACCCGGCCGACGTGCAGTGGAAGGCCCGGCTCGAAAAGCTCCTGAAGGACCTTGAGGATGCCCGTCCCACCGCCGTCAACCTGCGCTGGGCCGTTGACCTCATGCGCCGCGCCTGGCAGGCCGAGCCCGGCCTGACCCTGACCGGGCTCCGCGAGAAGTGGCTGGACATGGCCAAGGACATCCACGCCCAGGACATCGAGATCAACAAGGCCATGGGCCGTTACGGCGCCGACCTCATCGACGACGGCGACACCGTCATGACCCATTGCAACGCCGGAGCCCTGGCCACAGCCGGGCACGGCACCGCCCTGGGCGTGATCCGCGGCGCCTGGGAGCAGGGCAAGAAGATCCAGGTGATCGCCAACGAGACCCGCCCCTTCCTGCAGGGCGCGCGCCTCACCGCCTACGAGCTGCACAAGGACGGCATCCCCGTGAAGGTCGCCTGCGACAACGCCTGCGCCCTGCTCATGCAGCGCGGCATGGTGCAGAAGGTCGTAGTCGGCGCTGACCGCATCGCCGCCAACGGCGACGCCGCCAACAAGATCGGCACCTTCGGCGTGGCGATTCTCGCCAAGCACTTCGGCATCCCCTTCTACGTGGCCGCTCCGGCCAGCACTTTCGATCTTTCCTGCCCCACGGGCGCGGACATCCCCATCGAGGACCGCACCCCCCGCGAGGTCACCCACGTGGGCGACCACCAGATCACCCCCCAGGGTGTCGGCGTGTTCAACTACGCCTTCGACGCCACCCCCTCGGAGCTGATCGCCGGAATCGTCACCGAGAAGGGCGTCATCCGCGCCCCTTACGTGGAGAACATCGCCAAGATCATCGGCGGGAAGTAA
- the gatB gene encoding Asp-tRNA(Asn)/Glu-tRNA(Gln) amidotransferase subunit GatB, with amino-acid sequence MAQYEAVIGLEVHAQLLTKSKIFCGCSTAFGADPNENVCPVCSGMPGVLPVLNATAVEYAAKMGMAVDCAVNPVSVFARKNYFYPDLPKGYQISQYELPICEKGKVDILVDGQVKTIGVTRIHMEEDAGKNIHSATDNVSYVDLNRACVPLIEIVSEPDMRSSEEAVAYLKELRSILVYLGICDGNMEEGSFRCDANVSIRPVGQKEFGTRTEIKNVNSFRNVRQAIEYEIQRQKDCLEDGEAIVQETRLYNPEKNVTASMRGKEEAHDYRYFPDPDLVPLKLDPARLEEWRASLPELPRAKRARFMADFGLSAYDADVLTAERDVAEYLEAAVATGADPKKCANWIMSEFMRELAEAKLTARQAKLRPAELARLVAIIDSGLISGKIGKQIFPELFAQGGDPEALVKTKGLVQISDTSALDAAIDAVLAANPAEVEAYKGGKTKLMGFFVGQIMKATKGQANPGLLNELLSKKLS; translated from the coding sequence ATGGCGCAGTACGAGGCGGTCATCGGCCTTGAGGTCCACGCCCAACTACTCACCAAAAGCAAGATATTCTGTGGCTGTTCCACCGCCTTCGGCGCGGACCCCAACGAGAACGTCTGCCCGGTCTGTTCCGGCATGCCGGGCGTCTTGCCCGTGCTGAACGCCACGGCGGTGGAGTACGCGGCCAAGATGGGCATGGCCGTGGACTGCGCCGTGAACCCCGTTTCGGTGTTCGCGCGCAAGAACTACTTCTATCCCGACCTGCCCAAGGGCTACCAGATATCCCAGTACGAGCTGCCCATCTGCGAGAAGGGCAAGGTGGACATCCTGGTGGACGGCCAGGTCAAAACCATCGGCGTCACGCGCATCCACATGGAAGAGGACGCGGGCAAGAACATCCACTCCGCCACGGACAACGTGAGCTACGTGGACTTGAACCGCGCCTGCGTTCCGCTCATCGAGATCGTGTCCGAGCCGGACATGCGCTCCTCCGAGGAGGCCGTGGCCTACCTGAAGGAGCTGCGCTCCATCCTGGTCTACCTCGGCATCTGCGACGGCAACATGGAGGAGGGTTCCTTCCGCTGCGACGCCAACGTTTCCATCCGCCCCGTGGGGCAGAAGGAATTCGGCACCCGCACCGAGATCAAGAACGTCAACTCCTTCCGCAACGTGCGCCAGGCCATCGAATACGAAATCCAGCGCCAGAAGGACTGCCTGGAGGACGGCGAGGCCATCGTCCAGGAGACCCGGCTCTACAATCCGGAGAAGAACGTCACGGCCTCCATGCGCGGCAAGGAGGAGGCTCACGACTACCGCTACTTCCCCGACCCGGACCTGGTGCCCCTGAAGCTCGACCCGGCGAGGCTCGAAGAATGGCGCGCCTCCCTGCCCGAGCTGCCCCGGGCCAAGCGCGCCCGGTTCATGGCCGATTTCGGTCTCTCCGCCTATGACGCCGACGTGCTTACCGCCGAGCGCGACGTGGCCGAATACCTCGAGGCCGCCGTGGCCACCGGGGCCGACCCCAAGAAGTGCGCCAACTGGATCATGAGCGAGTTCATGCGCGAGCTGGCCGAGGCCAAACTCACCGCCAGGCAGGCCAAGCTCAGGCCCGCCGAGCTGGCCCGGCTTGTGGCCATCATTGATTCCGGGCTCATCTCCGGCAAGATCGGCAAGCAGATCTTCCCCGAGCTGTTCGCGCAGGGCGGCGATCCCGAGGCGCTGGTCAAGACCAAGGGGCTGGTGCAGATTTCCGACACCTCCGCCCTCGACGCGGCCATCGACGCCGTGCTGGCCGCCAACCCGGCCGAGGTGGAGGCCTACAAGGGCGGCAAGACCAAGCTCATGGGCTTTTTCGTGGGCCAGATCATGAAAGCCACCAAGGGCCAGGCCAATCCGGGCCTTCTGAACGAACTTCTGTCCAAAAAACTCAGCTGA